In Quercus robur chromosome 10, dhQueRobu3.1, whole genome shotgun sequence, a genomic segment contains:
- the LOC126702695 gene encoding zinc finger protein ZAT4-like, with product MNCNYNSMEEVQEFKYMCKFCSKTFPCGRSLGGHMRSHLTNNSAEKDKKLSKTKLSPSKKGRKHTNAELGVEPETQAGYGLRENPKKTKRLADSSENTFSLHNRFCKECGKEFQSWKALFGHMKCHSEKEKGSSSLDDQDSWTSANQKPVIDSQSDNETTAPNKKRRSERRTTRYMAAATSSSLSFANASSSVSEIEQEQEEVAMCLMMLSRDVGHWGGLNSAAESSDNNSVYLEAPESFQTNLITKSVGKTSVFNGNKNFQVKKLSDKKLELGNLDFEDVQGKESEFCAPGNLRTLSRMTETEVSTDGIFKNDMMKKSQIDDQLGFEDSEVKLGKVFSKETASDQAQLASVKCNSSKKKVGNSYDPELNSDPLKKLNTDDLDSEFSKSSHKRSKFECTTCNKVFHSYQALGGHRASHKKIKGCFATRIEGSENSIETELSLDPSADSKLIKSGCTEKPTEQDRVAVCDVKTETGIGSKKSNGHECPICLKVFPSGQALGGHKRSHLVAVSEARNNPTIVIQKPVPEIQDFLDLNLPAPVEEENNGHVGFTPWWVGSTHKHEALVSLISN from the coding sequence atgaaTTGTAACTATAATTCAATGGAAGAAGTTCAAGAATTCAAATATATGTGCAAGTTCTGCAGCAAGACCTTCCCTTGTGGTAGATCCTTGGGAGGTCACATGAGGTCTCATTTGACCAATAATTCTgctgaaaaagataaaaagctCAGCAAAACAAAGCTCTCCCCTTCcaagaaaggaagaaagcaCACTAACGCTGAGTTGGGTGTGGAACCTGAGACTCAAGCTGGTTATGGTCTTAGAGAGAACCCCAAGAAGACTAAGAGGCTTGCAGATTCAAGTGAAAATACTTTTTCACTCCATAACAGGTTCTGCAAAGAATGTGGGAAAGAGTTCCAGTCTTGGAAAGCTCTGTTTGGTCACATGAAGTGTCActcagagaaagaaaaaggttcCAGTAGCTTGGATGATCAAGATTCATGGACTAGTGCTAACCAGAAGCCGGTCATAGACAGCCAATCTGACAATGAAACCACTGCTCCAAATAAAAAGAGGAGATCAGAAAGAAGAACAACAAGGTACATGGCTGCTGCaacctcttcttctttgtcttttgCCAATGCTTCCTCTTCTGTTTCCGAGATTGAGCAAGAACAAGAAGAGGTTGCTATGTGCTTGATGATGCTTTCTAGGGATGTCGGTCATTGGGGTGGTTTGAATTCTGCTGCTGAGTCTTCTGATAATAATTCTGTTTACTTAGAAGCTCCAGAATCTTTTCAAACTAATCTGATTACTAAAAGTGTGGGCAAGACTTCTGTGTTTAATGGTAATAAGAATTTTCAAGTGAAGAAACTTAGTGATAAGAAGTTGGAGCTTGGTAATTTGGATTTTGAGGATGTCCAAGGGAAAGAGTCAGAATTCTGTGCTCCTGGCAATTTAAGAACTCTGTCCAGAATGACTGAAACTGAAGTTTCCACTGATGGGATTTTCAAGAATGATATGATGAAGAAGTCTCAGATTGATGATCAGTTAGGATTTGAGGATTCTGAAGTTAAATTGGGGAAAGTTTTCTCTAAGGAAACTGCATCAGATCAAGCTCAATTGGCTTCCGTTAAGTGTAACTCAAGCAAGAAAAAGGTTGGCAATTCCTATGATCCTGAATTGAACTCAGATCCtttgaaaaaattgaacacAGATGATTTGGATTCTGAATTCAGCAAGAGTTCACATAAGAGGAGTAAATTTGAGTGTACTACTTGCAACAAAGTCTTTCACTCATACCAAGCTCTTGGAGGGCACAGAGCTAGCCATAAAAAGATCAAAGGTTGCTTTGCTACAAGAATCGAGGGTAGTGAAAACAGCATTGAAACTGAACTCTCTCTTGACCCTTCAGCAGACAGTAAGCTCATCAAATCAGGCTGCACTGAGAAACCTACTGAGCAAGACAGAGTGGCTGTTTGTGATGTAAAGACTGAAACAGGTATTGGGTCCAAGAAGAGTAATGGGCATGAGTGCCCAATTTGCCTCAAAGTTTTTCCATCAGGCCAAGCCTTGGGAGGTCACAAAAGATCCCACTTGGTTGCTGTCTCAGAGGCTAGAAACAATCCAACCATTGTAATTCAGAAACCAGTTCCAGAAATTCAAGACTTTCTTGATCTCAATCTGCCTGCTCCTGTTGAAGAAGAGAACAATGGACATGTTGGGTTCACGCCATGGTGGGTGGGAAGCACCCACAAGCATGAGGCCCTAGTGAGTTTGATCTCTAACTGA